One window from the genome of Xenorhabdus bovienii SS-2004 encodes:
- the fliO gene encoding flagellar biosynthetic protein FliO codes for MMANQPSLYASFQHGAASDAAPVNAKANTLSANTVKPAASPEPLPASQTLMQVSSALGGILLLIFVMTWLIRRLGLAPAKNKNHRLLNVKASCSLGPKERVVVLEIEDSWLVLGVTSQQINVLHQMPVPSDNAEKETALKTLPFSQMLKNTLQRKSKNDKDDDEK; via the coding sequence ATGATGGCGAACCAGCCTTCCCTTTATGCTTCTTTTCAACATGGTGCAGCATCTGATGCTGCACCGGTTAACGCAAAAGCTAATACCCTATCTGCAAACACGGTGAAACCCGCAGCCAGTCCAGAACCCCTCCCCGCCAGTCAGACACTGATGCAGGTCAGCAGTGCGCTAGGGGGTATCCTGCTGCTGATTTTTGTCATGACATGGCTGATTCGCCGTCTGGGGCTTGCTCCTGCCAAGAACAAAAATCACCGGTTGCTCAATGTGAAAGCGAGTTGCTCTCTTGGGCCAAAAGAACGGGTCGTTGTGCTGGAGATCGAAGACAGTTGGCTCGTATTAGGCGTGACATCCCAACAGATTAATGTCTTGCATCAGATGCCTGTACCGTCTGATAACGCGGAAAAGGAAACTGCACTCAAAACATTACCCTTCAGCCAAATGTTAAAAAATACGCTCCAGCGAAAAAGCAAAAACGACAAGGATGACGATGAAAAATAG
- a CDS encoding IS5-like element ISXbo1 family transposase (programmed frameshift) — translation MNKKSIAQWFISDELWQKIEPLLPPHKTHHPLGCHRRRVDNRAAMNAIFFVLRTGCQWNALNATGICSSSSAHRRFQEWVAGGVFERLWQNGLLASEKIGAIDWGKLALDGCLTKAPLAGFKKTGRNPTDRGKQGVKRSLLTDGQGLPLAIAVAPANIHDIRLVIATLDGLQTGRRGYGTKLHLDKAYEAEWLEKELKTRGYVPCIQSRKEEQDALAEQYDFKVNRWVVERTHSWLNRFRRILVRWEKRVENYEAMLHLACSLIVWNIILLG, via the exons ATGAATAAGAAATCAATAGCCCAATGGTTCATTTCTGATGAACTCTGGCAGAAAATTGAACCCTTACTCCCTCCACATAAAACCCATCACCCTTTGGGCTGCCATCGCCGCCGTGTCGATAATCGGGCCGCTATGAATGCTATCTTTTTTGTGTTACGAACCGGATGCCAGTGGAATGCCCTCAATGCCACAGGGATTTGTTCTTCAAGCAGTGCTCACCGCCGTTTTCAGGAATGGGTGGCGGGAGGCGTCTTTGAGCGACTCTGGCAAAATGGCTTACTCGCCAGTGAAAAAATAGGGGCTATCGACTGGGGCAAATTGGCACTGGATGGCTGTTTGACTAAAGCGCCCCTGGCCGGCT TCAAAAAAACAGGCCGCAACCCAACAGACCGGGGAAAACAAGGCGTAAAGCGAAGTTTGCTCACGGATGGACAGGGCTTGCCATTAGCGATTGCCGTTGCGCCCGCTAATATTCATGATATCAGACTTGTTATAGCCACCCTGGACGGTTTACAGACAGGACGCCGGGGTTATGGAACCAAACTCCATCTGGATAAAGCTTATGAGGCGGAATGGCTGGAAAAAGAATTAAAAACCCGTGGATACGTCCCCTGCATACAATCAAGAAAAGAAGAACAAGATGCGCTGGCCGAACAATATGATTTTAAAGTGAACCGTTGGGTTGTTGAAAGGACACACAGTTGGCTTAATCGTTTTCGTCGTATTCTGGTTCGTTGGGAAAAACGGGTTGAAAATTATGAAGCCATGCTTCATTTGGCTTGTAGTTTAATTGTCTGGAATATAATCCTATTGGGATAG
- the fliN gene encoding flagellar motor switch protein FliN, with the protein MSDAKQPAEARLTEDMWAEALEQQAAQQTSDSGASIFENLEPQDALAQLSDIDLIMDIPVKLSVELGRTKMTIKQLLRLSQGSVVPLDGLAGEPLDILINGYLIAQGEVVVVSDKYGIRITDIITPSERMRRLSR; encoded by the coding sequence ATGAGTGATGCTAAACAACCCGCAGAAGCCAGACTGACTGAAGATATGTGGGCAGAAGCACTGGAACAACAGGCCGCACAGCAAACCTCTGACAGCGGCGCGTCAATATTTGAGAACCTTGAGCCGCAGGATGCACTCGCTCAGCTTTCTGATATTGACCTGATCATGGATATTCCCGTTAAGCTTTCTGTTGAGCTGGGACGTACTAAAATGACTATCAAACAACTCCTGAGACTATCCCAAGGCTCAGTGGTTCCTCTTGATGGTCTTGCCGGTGAGCCACTGGATATTCTGATCAATGGCTATTTGATTGCACAAGGGGAAGTGGTTGTCGTATCCGATAAATACGGTATCCGTATCACGGATATCATCACGCCTTCTGAACGCATGCGTCGTTTGAGTCGTTGA
- the fliM gene encoding flagellar motor switch protein FliM: MSDNILSQAEIDALLNGDSATADDIEPTASGESEIRPYDPNTQRRVVRERLQSLEIINERFARQFRMGLFNMLRRSPDITVGAIKIQPYHEFARNLAVPTNLNLVHLKPLRGTALFAFEPSLVYIAVDNLFGGDGRFPTKVEGREFTYTEQRVINRMLKLALDAYRDAWDSIFKIEVEYVRSEMQVKFTNITTSPNDIVVTTPFQVEIGALCGEFNICIPFAMIEPLRERLTNPPVENVRQEEGQWRESLVKQVQHSELELVANFVDIPLRLSKILQLRRGDVLPIERPERLIAHVDGVPVLTSQYGTLNGQYALRVEHLINPVLNALDEEKPNE; encoded by the coding sequence ATGAGTGACAATATTCTTTCACAGGCAGAGATTGATGCTCTGCTCAATGGTGACAGTGCCACTGCTGATGACATAGAACCCACTGCGTCAGGGGAGAGTGAGATTCGACCTTACGATCCCAATACGCAACGTCGTGTTGTACGCGAACGTTTGCAGTCACTGGAAATCATCAATGAACGTTTTGCCCGTCAATTCAGAATGGGGCTGTTTAATATGCTGCGTCGCAGTCCAGATATTACGGTCGGCGCCATTAAAATCCAGCCCTATCACGAATTCGCCCGCAATCTGGCCGTGCCAACCAACCTCAATCTGGTTCATCTGAAACCCTTAAGGGGAACCGCATTATTCGCTTTTGAACCCAGTCTGGTTTATATCGCCGTTGATAACCTGTTTGGCGGTGATGGCCGTTTTCCGACGAAAGTCGAAGGCCGTGAATTCACCTATACCGAACAGAGAGTCATCAACCGGATGCTGAAACTGGCACTGGATGCCTACCGTGACGCATGGGATTCCATCTTTAAAATTGAAGTGGAATACGTCCGTTCCGAAATGCAGGTGAAATTCACCAATATCACCACCTCACCGAACGATATCGTGGTTACGACGCCGTTTCAGGTGGAAATTGGCGCACTGTGCGGAGAATTCAACATTTGTATTCCTTTCGCCATGATTGAACCGCTGCGCGAACGGCTGACCAATCCTCCTGTAGAAAATGTACGTCAGGAAGAAGGCCAGTGGCGTGAAAGTCTGGTGAAGCAGGTTCAGCATTCAGAATTGGAACTCGTTGCTAACTTTGTTGATATTCCCCTGCGACTGTCAAAAATTCTCCAACTGAGACGCGGCGATGTTTTGCCGATTGAGAGACCGGAACGCCTTATCGCTCACGTTGATGGTGTGCCCGTGCTCACCAGCCAATATGGAACACTGAACGGGCAGTATGCCCTGCGTGTTGAACATCTGATTAACCCTGTTTTAAATGCTCTGGATGAGGAAAAGCCCAATGAGTGA
- a CDS encoding inverse autotransporter beta domain-containing protein produces the protein MPSFAKKIIGTFIFIYALLIPSTITFALAKDAIRHETSHPHSKETQNTPEFDAQNFIVNNLQTMSQVLSSSPSELKTQATSYALGKLNSTILSETQKWLSQFGTVSINFGLDRDWKLKNHSLDLLLPLYDNKADWLFFSQLGYRNKDSRNTINIGLGGRYFYQNWMYGLNTFYDYDITGKNRRIGLGSEIWGDYIKLSANAYYRLSDWQNSRNFDYYYERPANGYDINSEFYLPFYPNLGAKLSYEKYFGDSVTLFNRDTKQKNPSLAKMGLTYTPIPLFTIGVDYRQGESGRSETQLLVNLNYRFGIPISTQLDHNNVASMRTLAGSRYDLVERNNNIVLEHKKIEEIELLAVEPILGYGHQEIKISVPVRTHKNIKQASWKVADKAFEQYNGKLSSDLGKDITVTLPSYQEAHKQDYILDISIMDNQERIKNTHMPIKILPFLIDGKVKVIPPKSLESTDEEKNGYKFTDLVITYQGVIKGEIVKNGKIDNVRWIVESSLGDESELSFAWNNRPAQTNEKGELIDENRKPISNILVSKNKNQNDKVKVYIQLDGATKQEIGEVNFDPVKPVPDKPENIEVKCQAQGETPVLVNESYICKAIVTGAKGKSDYIIGKKVNWKVEGHNKLQPIPVIEQTNADGEATATLTSSTELSGLVVIASVDDGQPTYKSNKINFSWPEITLDPLSKSTTDGDEVEHYTVRATILREKGGKVYTGNTENKGKDIKFVWKDLKLENGNNASGVTSKPSPGTPQSVDSQGKLETHISGNKANNEQVKACINIEGRDSASDICSELINFVQDFKIDSIEVINFDPASPLLGDGNSKYQYRAKIVDYKDNTKIIAGRKFEPKDISWIHDHNKIESAKLPSPELYSPTNKDVYTTDDKGYLYATLKSSVGVKKVNMTLKVSGAKNTNEELTTTAGVEFTPVAKVALLYVYNRNDKKIYKYFDNKDNLNRPSNVFESLRGELRDPKNPKSFYDDPDVSEVIYSMKFNKDEAPYGGITLTFGDKEHGPIQFRAMGIVEIYSNVTMQSGEIKLYKYKIDIKSVSSVNNQKGYVSVNGSNIDCGVNLKGGRQDLYSDKEASDPTNPYSIHNEWGETERGERYSLYDWGLFDEVNNHNAEKATIIVKSTSSASSKRFRIYDSKNNTFDQQSEGVIFCYDHWLKSGKN, from the coding sequence ATGCCATCATTTGCGAAAAAAATCATTGGGACTTTTATTTTTATTTATGCCTTATTGATACCTTCTACAATAACGTTCGCTTTAGCCAAAGATGCTATAAGACATGAGACATCGCATCCACATTCAAAAGAAACACAGAATACCCCAGAATTTGATGCGCAGAATTTCATTGTCAATAATCTCCAAACCATGAGTCAGGTATTATCTTCTTCTCCTTCAGAGCTTAAGACGCAAGCAACTTCTTATGCGTTGGGTAAACTTAACAGCACCATATTATCAGAAACACAAAAATGGTTATCACAGTTTGGTACAGTAAGCATTAATTTTGGCTTAGACAGGGACTGGAAACTGAAAAATCACTCACTTGATCTCTTATTGCCATTGTACGATAACAAAGCCGACTGGCTGTTCTTTTCCCAATTAGGTTATCGCAATAAAGACAGCAGAAATACGATAAATATCGGCTTAGGCGGGCGTTATTTTTATCAGAATTGGATGTATGGGCTGAATACATTTTATGACTATGATATTACTGGTAAAAACAGGCGTATAGGCTTGGGAAGTGAAATATGGGGGGATTATATTAAACTCTCAGCCAATGCTTATTATCGCTTAAGTGACTGGCAAAACTCACGTAATTTCGATTATTACTACGAGCGCCCTGCTAATGGCTATGATATTAATAGCGAATTTTACCTGCCTTTTTACCCTAATCTGGGTGCCAAATTAAGCTATGAAAAATATTTTGGTGATAGTGTCACTTTATTTAATCGTGATACCAAACAGAAAAACCCGAGTCTGGCAAAAATGGGTTTGACTTATACTCCAATTCCGCTTTTTACAATAGGAGTGGATTACAGACAGGGGGAAAGCGGTCGTAGTGAAACCCAACTTTTAGTGAATCTGAATTATAGATTTGGTATACCAATCAGCACTCAACTAGATCATAATAATGTCGCTTCAATGCGGACATTAGCAGGCAGCCGCTATGATTTGGTAGAACGAAATAATAATATTGTTTTGGAACATAAAAAAATAGAGGAAATAGAACTACTCGCTGTCGAACCAATTCTTGGTTATGGGCATCAGGAAATAAAGATCAGCGTTCCCGTCCGAACTCATAAAAATATTAAACAGGCTAGTTGGAAAGTGGCTGATAAGGCATTTGAGCAATATAACGGAAAACTTTCTTCTGATTTAGGAAAAGACATTACGGTTACACTCCCTAGCTATCAAGAAGCTCATAAACAGGATTACATCCTCGATATATCCATCATGGATAATCAGGAAAGAATTAAAAATACACATATGCCAATAAAAATTTTACCTTTTTTGATTGATGGAAAAGTAAAAGTTATTCCACCTAAATCTCTAGAATCAACAGATGAGGAAAAAAATGGCTATAAATTTACTGATTTAGTTATTACTTATCAAGGTGTGATTAAAGGAGAAATTGTTAAAAATGGTAAAATTGATAATGTGCGCTGGATAGTGGAATCCTCTTTAGGTGATGAATCTGAATTAAGTTTTGCATGGAATAATAGACCAGCTCAAACAAATGAAAAAGGTGAATTAATCGATGAAAACAGGAAACCAATATCTAACATTTTAGTCAGTAAAAATAAAAACCAGAATGATAAAGTCAAAGTGTATATACAGTTAGATGGTGCGACAAAACAAGAAATAGGTGAAGTGAATTTTGATCCTGTTAAGCCCGTACCAGATAAACCTGAAAACATTGAGGTGAAATGCCAGGCTCAGGGTGAAACTCCGGTATTAGTGAACGAGTCCTATATATGTAAGGCAATAGTAACGGGTGCTAAAGGTAAAAGTGACTATATCATAGGAAAAAAAGTCAATTGGAAAGTGGAAGGACACAATAAACTTCAACCGATACCTGTTATCGAGCAAACTAATGCCGATGGGGAAGCCACGGCAACCTTAACTAGCTCTACTGAGCTTTCAGGTCTTGTTGTTATAGCCTCTGTTGATGATGGTCAACCGACTTATAAATCAAATAAAATCAATTTTAGTTGGCCAGAAATCACCCTAGATCCGCTGTCGAAAAGTACAACTGATGGGGATGAGGTGGAACACTATACCGTGAGAGCAACCATCTTGCGCGAAAAAGGCGGTAAAGTATATACGGGGAATACAGAGAATAAAGGGAAGGACATTAAGTTCGTATGGAAGGATCTGAAACTTGAAAATGGTAATAATGCCTCCGGCGTGACTTCCAAACCATCACCGGGTACTCCTCAATCTGTAGATTCCCAGGGTAAATTGGAAACTCATATTAGCGGAAATAAAGCGAATAATGAACAGGTTAAAGCGTGTATTAATATTGAAGGTAGAGATTCTGCCTCAGATATATGTTCTGAGCTGATAAATTTTGTGCAGGATTTTAAGATTGATAGTATTGAAGTGATTAATTTTGATCCGGCTAGCCCATTGTTGGGAGATGGTAATTCAAAATATCAATATAGAGCAAAGATTGTTGATTATAAAGATAATACCAAAATAATAGCGGGTAGAAAATTCGAACCTAAAGATATTAGTTGGATACACGATCATAACAAAATAGAATCAGCAAAACTTCCTTCTCCTGAACTTTATTCACCAACAAATAAAGATGTGTATACAACAGATGATAAAGGATATTTATATGCGACGTTAAAAAGTTCGGTCGGCGTTAAAAAAGTTAATATGACATTAAAAGTTTCCGGAGCAAAGAATACTAATGAGGAGCTTACGACAACGGCGGGAGTTGAATTCACTCCGGTAGCCAAAGTAGCGCTATTATATGTTTATAATAGAAATGATAAAAAAATATATAAATATTTTGATAACAAAGACAACTTGAACCGTCCAAGTAATGTGTTTGAATCTTTACGAGGGGAGTTAAGAGACCCTAAAAATCCTAAATCTTTTTATGATGATCCAGACGTTTCTGAAGTTATTTATAGTATGAAATTTAATAAGGACGAGGCGCCATATGGAGGTATTACATTAACTTTTGGTGACAAAGAACATGGCCCAATTCAATTTAGAGCTATGGGGATTGTAGAGATATATTCAAACGTAACAATGCAAAGTGGCGAAATTAAATTATATAAATATAAAATAGATATCAAAAGTGTCTCATCAGTTAATAATCAAAAAGGCTATGTAAGTGTAAATGGGAGTAATATTGATTGTGGGGTTAACTTAAAGGGAGGAAGGCAAGATTTGTATTCAGATAAGGAAGCATCTGATCCTACTAATCCTTATTCTATACATAATGAATGGGGGGAAACTGAACGGGGAGAAAGGTACAGTTTATACGATTGGGGACTCTTCGACGAAGTTAATAATCACAACGCTGAAAAAGCTACTATTATAGTAAAGAGTACCAGTTCTGCTAGTAGTAAACGATTTAGGATTTATGATTCTAAAAATAATACTTTCGATCAACAGTCAGAGGGGGTTATTTTTTGTTATGATCACTGGTTAAAATCAGGTAAAAATTAA
- the fliQ gene encoding flagellar biosynthesis protein FliQ, which produces MTPESVMALGIEAMKVALALAAPLLLSALICGLVISLLQAATQINEMTLSFIPKILAVFVTIVIAGPWMLNLLLDYMRVLFSSIPTIIG; this is translated from the coding sequence ATGACTCCAGAATCGGTAATGGCTCTCGGCATCGAAGCAATGAAAGTGGCGCTGGCGCTGGCCGCCCCGCTGCTTCTGTCTGCCCTGATATGTGGTTTGGTGATCAGCCTGTTGCAGGCAGCAACTCAGATAAACGAAATGACCTTATCGTTTATTCCTAAAATTCTGGCTGTTTTTGTCACTATTGTTATCGCTGGTCCGTGGATGCTGAACTTACTGCTAGATTACATGCGCGTGTTATTTAGCAGCATTCCAACCATTATTGGTTAA
- a CDS encoding SDR family NAD(P)-dependent oxidoreductase: protein MMRFENKVVVITGAGSGIGEATAKRFSQEGAIVVLVGRNVDKLNRVYSELSSSYARVIQADVSDQDSVKMMIDETIEHFGKIDILVNNAGLYIPSTILDTSLDDGKKVLAANLDGVIYCSHFALPHLLKSKGCIVNNASVSGIRADWGNAYYCTAKGAVVNLTRAMALDHGSQGIRVNAVCPSLIITPMTEYMSDDVLQKFDSRISMKRAGTPAEVASAIAFLASEDASFINGVNLPIDGGVTASNGQPNFS, encoded by the coding sequence ATGATGCGATTTGAAAATAAAGTTGTCGTGATTACCGGTGCGGGAAGTGGTATCGGTGAAGCCACCGCGAAGCGTTTTTCTCAGGAAGGCGCTATTGTTGTTTTGGTGGGACGCAATGTTGATAAACTTAATCGTGTGTACAGTGAGCTGTCATCCAGTTATGCACGGGTCATTCAGGCGGACGTGTCGGATCAGGATTCCGTCAAGATGATGATTGATGAGACCATCGAACATTTCGGCAAGATAGATATTCTCGTCAATAATGCCGGATTGTATATTCCCAGTACGATATTGGATACTTCGCTGGATGATGGCAAAAAAGTGTTGGCGGCCAACCTTGATGGTGTTATTTATTGCAGCCATTTTGCCTTGCCTCACTTACTCAAAAGCAAAGGATGTATTGTCAATAATGCCTCTGTATCGGGGATAAGGGCTGATTGGGGCAATGCTTATTACTGTACGGCAAAAGGGGCGGTGGTCAATCTGACCCGTGCCATGGCATTGGATCATGGCTCACAGGGAATTAGGGTTAACGCGGTGTGCCCAAGCCTGATCATCACACCAATGACCGAGTATATGTCCGATGACGTTCTGCAAAAATTCGATTCTCGCATCTCAATGAAAAGAGCGGGAACTCCGGCTGAAGTTGCATCAGCCATTGCATTTTTAGCCAGCGAAGATGCCAGCTTTATTAATGGTGTTAACCTGCCAATCGATGGTGGTGTTACAGCATCAAATGGTCAGCCCAATTTTAGTTAA
- the fliP gene encoding flagellar type III secretion system pore protein FliP (The bacterial flagellar biogenesis protein FliP forms a type III secretion system (T3SS)-type pore required for flagellar assembly.) has translation MALLLPLFPMNAAAALPGIISQPMANGGQSWSLPVQTLVFITALGFIPAALLMMTSFTRIIIVLGLLRNALGTPSAPPNQIMIGLALFMTFFIMSPVFDKVYQDAYLPFSEDKISLEAALDKGAQPLRQFMLRQTRQTDLALFARLADQDAFETADSVPIRVLVPAFITSELKTAFQIGFTLFIPFLIIDLVVASVLMALGMMMVPPATISLPFKLMLFVLVDGWQLLLGSLAQSFYV, from the coding sequence ATGGCGCTTTTGTTGCCGCTATTCCCCATGAATGCCGCGGCCGCATTGCCTGGCATCATCAGCCAGCCGATGGCAAATGGTGGACAAAGCTGGTCACTGCCGGTGCAAACTCTGGTTTTCATCACGGCACTGGGTTTTATTCCAGCCGCTTTGCTGATGATGACCAGCTTTACCCGCATCATTATCGTGCTTGGTTTACTGCGTAACGCACTGGGGACACCTTCTGCCCCACCCAATCAAATCATGATTGGCTTGGCGCTGTTCATGACTTTTTTCATTATGTCACCCGTATTCGATAAGGTTTATCAAGATGCTTACCTGCCTTTCAGTGAGGACAAAATAAGTCTGGAAGCTGCACTGGATAAAGGTGCCCAGCCTCTGCGTCAGTTCATGTTGCGCCAGACACGCCAAACCGATCTGGCACTGTTTGCCCGTCTTGCGGATCAGGATGCTTTTGAAACAGCGGATTCCGTCCCCATCCGGGTTCTGGTTCCGGCATTTATTACCAGTGAATTGAAAACCGCCTTCCAGATTGGTTTTACGCTCTTCATTCCTTTCCTGATCATCGATCTGGTCGTTGCCAGTGTTTTGATGGCCTTGGGGATGATGATGGTTCCACCTGCCACCATATCGCTGCCCTTCAAACTCATGTTGTTTGTCTTGGTGGATGGCTGGCAATTGCTGCTTGGCTCATTGGCACAAAGCTTTTATGTCTAG
- the fliR gene encoding flagellar biosynthetic protein FliR: protein MIPFDSEMLSRLVSDFFWPLVRLLALFSTAPIFSEKQTPIKVRMSLALAITFLLVPNIPSPQIPVFSVAGVWVMIQQVLIGVALGLTMQIAFAAIRHAGEILGLQMGLSFATFFDPTGGPNMPILARILNLLMMLMFLALDGHLWLLSILAGTFDSIPIQPMQLNPKGFLLLAQSAHLIFINGMMLAMPLITLLLVLNFALGMLNRMTPQLSVFVIGFPLTLTVGIFTLSLLFPMLAPFTERLMAEIFDRLAVIIGELVL, encoded by the coding sequence ATGATCCCGTTTGATAGCGAAATGCTCTCTCGTCTTGTCAGTGATTTTTTCTGGCCACTGGTACGCCTTTTGGCGCTATTCAGCACAGCGCCCATTTTCAGTGAAAAACAAACGCCGATAAAAGTCAGAATGAGTTTGGCGCTGGCGATCACCTTCTTGTTGGTTCCTAACATACCCTCTCCGCAAATTCCGGTATTTTCCGTTGCGGGGGTTTGGGTCATGATACAACAGGTGTTAATTGGTGTTGCCTTGGGATTAACCATGCAGATTGCTTTTGCAGCAATACGTCATGCCGGAGAAATACTCGGCTTACAGATGGGACTTTCATTCGCCACATTTTTTGATCCTACCGGTGGCCCGAATATGCCGATTTTGGCGCGTATTCTGAATTTGCTGATGATGTTGATGTTTCTGGCTTTGGATGGGCATTTATGGTTACTGAGCATTCTTGCCGGTACGTTTGATTCGATTCCCATTCAACCAATGCAACTGAATCCCAAAGGTTTTCTGCTGTTAGCCCAAAGCGCCCATTTAATCTTTATCAATGGCATGATGCTGGCAATGCCGCTGATTACCCTGCTGTTGGTTCTGAACTTCGCTTTGGGGATGCTCAACCGCATGACGCCACAACTTTCCGTGTTCGTCATCGGCTTTCCGCTGACGCTCACTGTGGGGATCTTTACACTTTCTCTGTTGTTCCCGATGCTGGCGCCCTTTACTGAACGGCTAATGGCCGAAATATTCGATCGGCTGGCAGTGATTATCGGGGAACTGGTGTTATAA